From the genome of Alicyclobacillus sp. SO9:
TCTATGGTCCCGTCTCGCATTCTCACAATTCGCTGTGCGTAGGAGGCAACCTGCGTGTCGTGCGTTATCAGAACGACGGTCGTACCCGCTTGATTCACTTCCACCATTGTTTGCAGGATTTGACCACTGGTGACAGAGTCCAGCGATCCCGTTGGTTCATCCGCCAACAGGACGGGCGGATTGTTTGCCAGTGCCCGGGCGATAGCCACGCGCTGCCGCTGGCCGCCGGACAGTTCTGTGGGGCGGTGATGAATACGGTCAGCAAGCCCCATTCTGTCCAGCAGTTGCTCTGCCCGCTGTCTCCGCTCAGCCCGTGGTACATTCGCGTATACCATCGGGAGCTCTACGTTTCGCACGGAGCTCATACGCGGTAAAAGATAGAAGTTCTGAAAGATGAATCCGATGTGCCTGTTGCGTGTCTCGGCGGCACTAGTATTGGAAAGTGCATTGACCTCTTGGCCGTCCAAGACATACCGACCGGTTGTTGGCACA
Proteins encoded in this window:
- a CDS encoding ABC transporter ATP-binding protein, whose amino-acid sequence is MILLEDISKSYQMGQNSFDALKHIDLSIKAGEFVAILGPSGSGKTTLMNIIGCLDVPTTGRYVLDGQEVNALSNTSAAETRNRHIGFIFQNFYLLPRMSSVRNVELPMVYANVPRAERRQRAEQLLDRMGLADRIHHRPTELSGGQRQRVAIARALANNPPVLLADEPTGSLDSVTSGQILQTMVEVNQAGTTVVLITHDTQVASYAQRIVRMRDGTIEDDTGGQADV